A section of the Rossellomorea marisflavi genome encodes:
- a CDS encoding cation diffusion facilitator family transporter, translating to MNSTPKIAFLSVISNSFVVILKIVIGLITGSVAVLSEAIHSSLDLMASLIAFISVRVSGKPADPEHPYGHGKVENISGTIETLLIFVAGFWIIYECIHKLIHPEPIKLPILGISVMIIGATINFIVSRIVSKEADRVHSVAMKSNAFHLLTDVYTSLGVAGSLLLVTLTGWHFLDPIIGIALAIYIMIEAVKLMKEAFPPLIDASLTKEEEAEIMSMIQSFHDEYIEVHDLRTRRSGAHEYIDFHLVVESTDSIEKTHRLCDRMEEMIMKHFPHAHVLIHPEPESKRKS from the coding sequence ATGAATAGCACACCTAAAATTGCCTTTTTATCCGTAATCAGCAACTCGTTTGTCGTCATCCTGAAAATCGTGATCGGACTCATTACAGGGTCTGTAGCCGTCCTGTCTGAAGCTATCCACTCGTCTCTTGATCTCATGGCTTCCCTGATCGCCTTCATTTCCGTCAGGGTCTCCGGTAAGCCTGCTGACCCCGAGCATCCATACGGACACGGGAAAGTGGAGAATATATCCGGGACGATCGAGACCCTCCTCATCTTCGTGGCCGGTTTCTGGATCATCTACGAGTGTATCCACAAGCTGATCCATCCGGAACCGATCAAACTCCCGATCCTTGGTATCTCCGTCATGATCATCGGTGCAACCATTAACTTCATTGTATCCCGCATCGTCAGCAAAGAAGCCGACCGCGTCCATTCGGTGGCCATGAAATCGAACGCCTTCCATCTTCTTACCGATGTGTACACATCCCTCGGGGTTGCAGGAAGCCTTCTTCTCGTGACCCTGACCGGCTGGCACTTCCTTGATCCGATCATCGGGATTGCACTGGCCATCTACATCATGATCGAAGCCGTCAAACTCATGAAAGAAGCCTTCCCTCCCCTCATCGACGCCAGCCTGACAAAGGAAGAGGAGGCAGAGATCATGTCGATGATCCAAAGCTTCCATGATGAATACATCGAGGTCCATGACCTGCGCACAAGACGTTCGGGCGCCCATGAATACATCGACTTCCATCTGGTGGTGGAGTCGACCGATAGCATCGAAAAGACGCATCGACTCTGCGACCGCATGGAAGAGATGATCATGAAGCATTTCCCCCACGCCCACGTCCTGATTCACCCAGAACCGGAGAGCAAGCGGAAATCGTGA
- a CDS encoding PDZ domain-containing protein codes for MKGGDVSLLETWLLEIAKSLGKFVLNPLFPLSLLFAILVGYFRVKRERSDFHTRLLDGYNDLRVLLSYGLVLGLAFSIVTLAVGLTVPVISLVVIGAVTILFALTGRFQLLSAGITVGFSYLLLWAWDFSGLDIPYIPELENGNLLGFLPLLAGLLLMIEGILIRLSGWKGTSPKWIKSPRGMKVGALQSKKLWLVPMILFVPEGSLPPIFDWWPVISLGTTDLALVCVPFLLGFSLLVRSALPAIVVRPVGGNVFWFGAFITTVAAAGYWVTEASIAAGALAVLGRIWMAVSTSKKEAEKPYYFKRQPAGLMILGIIPGSPAETLSLRVGEIILKVNGNEISNEREFYEALQKNGAYCKLEVVGTNGENRFTQGALYEGDHHELGLLFTYQDERWETHQVS; via the coding sequence TTCGTCTTGAACCCATTATTTCCCCTCTCGCTCCTATTCGCCATCCTGGTTGGATACTTCAGGGTGAAGCGTGAAAGAAGCGATTTCCATACAAGACTGCTCGACGGCTACAACGATCTGAGGGTTCTCTTATCCTACGGACTTGTACTCGGCCTTGCCTTTTCCATCGTGACCCTGGCCGTCGGATTGACCGTGCCGGTCATCTCGCTCGTCGTCATCGGAGCCGTCACGATCCTGTTTGCCCTTACAGGTCGTTTTCAACTGCTCTCAGCAGGCATTACAGTCGGTTTCTCCTACCTGCTCCTATGGGCATGGGACTTTTCCGGCTTGGATATTCCGTACATACCTGAACTGGAAAACGGTAATCTTTTAGGGTTCCTACCTTTACTGGCGGGGCTTCTCCTCATGATTGAGGGAATCCTCATCAGGTTGTCGGGCTGGAAGGGTACCTCGCCGAAGTGGATTAAAAGTCCGCGGGGAATGAAGGTTGGCGCTCTTCAGAGCAAGAAGCTTTGGCTGGTACCGATGATCCTTTTCGTTCCAGAAGGAAGTCTGCCGCCGATCTTTGACTGGTGGCCGGTCATATCACTCGGGACGACGGATCTGGCCCTTGTGTGCGTTCCGTTCCTGCTTGGTTTCAGCCTTCTCGTGCGGAGCGCGCTGCCGGCAATCGTCGTAAGACCGGTGGGAGGCAATGTATTCTGGTTCGGTGCCTTCATCACAACGGTTGCGGCCGCAGGCTATTGGGTGACAGAGGCGTCAATCGCTGCCGGCGCCCTGGCAGTGCTCGGTCGCATCTGGATGGCGGTCAGCACGTCGAAAAAAGAAGCAGAAAAGCCGTACTACTTCAAACGTCAGCCTGCCGGACTCATGATCCTCGGTATCATCCCCGGTTCACCAGCTGAAACCCTTTCCCTGAGAGTAGGGGAGATCATCCTGAAGGTAAATGGGAATGAGATTTCCAATGAAAGGGAATTTTATGAAGCTCTGCAGAAGAACGGTGCCTACTGCAAGCTTGAGGTCGTCGGGACAAATGGTGAAAATCGTTTCACCCAAGGTGCCCTGTATGAAGGGGACCATCATGAACTCGGTCTGTTATTTACGTATCAGGATGAACGGTGGGAAACTCACCAAGTGTCCTAA